The Pelodiscus sinensis isolate JC-2024 chromosome 10, ASM4963464v1, whole genome shotgun sequence genome has a segment encoding these proteins:
- the ECE2 gene encoding endothelin-converting enzyme 2 isoform X3, protein MSRMNVALQDLSNNMSDYKRATLQDDEGVDAAGDGSASPDSVEVGFRKGAVPLLSRLGSRSQLELVLCAICLVTALLLLGSMIALGIQYSKDPSHSTCLTEACITVASKILEALDRETSPCEDFYQYSCGGWIKRNPLPDGRSKWSTFNSIWDQNQAIMKHLLENATFNSSSEAERKTQRYYLSCLKEQKIGELGSQPLMDLIEKIGGWNITGPWNQSNFMEVLKMVSGTYRASPFFTVYVGADSKSSNSNIIQVDQSGLFLPSRDYYLNKTANEKVLAAYLDYMVELGMLLGGMRVSTQEQMEQVLEFETLLANITVPQDERRDDEKIYHKLSIAELQALAPAIDWMDYMAYTLSPVELSEAEPVVVYGREYLQQVSELINSTDRSILNNYMIWNLVQKTASSLDQRFETAQEKLLETLYGTKKSCTPRWQTCISNTDDTLGFALGSLFVKATFDKDSKEIAEEMISEIRTAFEESLDQLDWMDKTTRQAAKEKADAIYDMIGFPDFILDNKELDDVYDGYEVSEDSFFQNMLNFYNFSAKVMADQLRKPPNRDQWSMTPQTVNAYYLPTKNGIVFPAGILQAPFYARNHPKALNFGGIGVVMGHELTHAFDDQGREYDKEGNLRPWWQNSSLEAFKNRTECMMEQYNKYMVNGEHVNGKQTLGENIADNGGLKTAYNAYKAWLQKNGEEMHLPAVGLTNNQLFFVGFAQVWCSVRTPESSHEGLVTDPHSPDKFRVIGTLSNSRDFVEHFKCPVGSAMNPGKHCEVW, encoded by the exons ATGTCCAGGATGAACGTAGCTCTCCAGGATCTCAGCAACAAC atgTCTGATTACAAACGAGCTACGTTGCAGGATGACGAGGGAGTGGATGCGGCTGGAGATGGAAGCGCCTCTCCTGATAGCGTGGAG GTGGGGTTCAGGAAAGGGGCCGTGCCCTTGCTGAGCCGCCTGGGGTCACGGAGCCAGCTGGAGCTGGTTCTCTGCGCCATCTGCCTCGTCacggctctgctgctgctgggctctaTGATTGCTCTGGGCATCCAGTACAGCAAag ACCCTTCCCACAGCACATGCCTCACAGAAGCCTGCATCACCGTGGCCAGTAAGATCTTGGAGGCCCTGGACCGGGAGACCAGTCCCTGCGAGGACTTCTACCAGTACTCCTGCGGGGGCTGGATAAAACGGAACCCGTTGCCCGACGGGCGTTCCAAATGGAGCACGTTCAACAGCATCTGGGACCAGAACCAGGCCATCATGAAACACCTCTTAG AGAATGCCACCTTCAACTCCAGCAGTGAGGCGGAGAGGAAGACCCAGCGCTACTACCTGTCCTGCCTGAAGGAGCAGAAGATTggggagctgggctcccagccactgatggaccttaTTGAGAAG ATCGGCGGGTGGAATATTACTGGGCCCTGGAACCAGAGCAACTTCATGGAGGTTCTGAAGATGGTGTCGGGGACCTACCGAGCCTCCCCCTTTTTCACTGTCTATGTGGGCGCCGACTCCAAGAGTTCCAACAGCAACATCATTCAG GTGGATCAATCAggccttttcctcccctcccggGATTACTACCTGAACAAGACAGCCAATGAGAAG GTGCTGGCTGCTTACCTGGACTACatggtggagctggggatgctgCTGGGTGGGATGAGGGtctccacccaggagcagatggagcAGGTGCTGGAGTTTGAGACTCTGCTGGCTAATATCACCGTCCCCCAGGACGAGAGGCGGGATGATGAGAAGATCTATCACAAGCTGAGCATTGCAGAGCTGCAG gctctggcccctgccatcGACTGGATGGATTACATGGCCTACACCCTGTCCCCGGTGGAGCTGAGCGAGGCGGAGCCCGTGGTGGTGTACGGCCGTGAGTACCTGCAGCAGGTGTCTGAGCTCATCAACAGCACGGACAGAAG CATTTTGAACAATTACATGATCTGGAACCTGGTTCAGAAAACTGCCTCAAGCCTGGACCAGCGATTCGAGACAGCCCAGGAGAAGCTGCTGGAGACCCTCTATGGTACCAAGAAG TCCTGCACCCCTCGCTGGCAGACCTGCATCTCCAACACGGACGACACGCTGGGCTTCGCCCTGGGCTCCTTGTTTGTGAAAGCCACCTTCGACAAGGACAGCAAGGAGATT gCTGAGGAGATGATCAGTGAGATCCGGACGGCCTTTGAGGAATCCCTGGACCAGCTTGACTGGATGGACAAGACAACGAGACAGGCCGCTAAGGAGAAG GCAGACGCCATTTACGACATGATCGGCTTCCCAGACTTCATCCTTGACAACAAGGAGCTGGACGACGTCTATGACGGG TACGAAGTCTCTGAAGACTCCTTTTTCCAGAACATGCTGAACTTCTACAATTTCTCTGCCAAGGTCATGGCTGACCAGCTACGGAAACCCCCCAACCGGGACCA GTGGAGCATGACCCCACAGACTGTCAATGCCTATTACCTACCCACCAAGAACGGGATTGTCTTCCCCGCGGGGATCCTGCAGGCTCCTTTCTACGCTCGCAACCACCCCAA GGCCCTCAACTTCGGCGGCATCGGGGTAGTGATGGGACATGAGCTCACGCACGCGTTCGATGACCAAG GCCGAGAGTACGACAAGGAGGGAAATCTGCGTCCCTGGTGGCAGAACTCCTCCCTGGAGGCCTTTAAGAACCGGACCGAGTGCATGATGGAGCAGTACAACAAGTACATGGTGAATGGGGAGCACGTCAACGGCAAGCAGACCCTGGGCGAGAACATTGCCGACAACGGGGGCCTGAAGACAGCATACAAT GCCTACAAAGCCTGGCTGCAGAAGAACGGGGAGGAGATGCACCTGCCTGCCGTGGGGCTCACCAACAACCAGCTCTTCTTTGTAGGGTTCGCACAG GTGTGGTGCTCCGTGCGCACGCCAGAGAGCTCCCACGAGGGGCTGGTCACCGATCCACACAGTCCAGACAAGTTCCGGGTCATCGGCACCCTCAGCAACTCCAGGGATTTTGTGGAGCACTTTAAGTGCCCGGTGGGCTCGGCCATGAACCCCGGCAAACACTGCGAGGTGTGGTAG
- the ECE2 gene encoding endothelin-converting enzyme 2 isoform X1, with amino-acid sequence MSQLPHAQSAGSGFYREGGPTAVRHETAHASSRKVNLSCCRQLPGPSALPWGHWDPGLPPELGSALCSVIPGRLSLSLQMSDYKRATLQDDEGVDAAGDGSASPDSVEVGFRKGAVPLLSRLGSRSQLELVLCAICLVTALLLLGSMIALGIQYSKDPSHSTCLTEACITVASKILEALDRETSPCEDFYQYSCGGWIKRNPLPDGRSKWSTFNSIWDQNQAIMKHLLENATFNSSSEAERKTQRYYLSCLKEQKIGELGSQPLMDLIEKIGGWNITGPWNQSNFMEVLKMVSGTYRASPFFTVYVGADSKSSNSNIIQVDQSGLFLPSRDYYLNKTANEKVLAAYLDYMVELGMLLGGMRVSTQEQMEQVLEFETLLANITVPQDERRDDEKIYHKLSIAELQALAPAIDWMDYMAYTLSPVELSEAEPVVVYGREYLQQVSELINSTDRSILNNYMIWNLVQKTASSLDQRFETAQEKLLETLYGTKKSCTPRWQTCISNTDDTLGFALGSLFVKATFDKDSKEIAEEMISEIRTAFEESLDQLDWMDKTTRQAAKEKADAIYDMIGFPDFILDNKELDDVYDGYEVSEDSFFQNMLNFYNFSAKVMADQLRKPPNRDQWSMTPQTVNAYYLPTKNGIVFPAGILQAPFYARNHPKALNFGGIGVVMGHELTHAFDDQGREYDKEGNLRPWWQNSSLEAFKNRTECMMEQYNKYMVNGEHVNGKQTLGENIADNGGLKTAYNAYKAWLQKNGEEMHLPAVGLTNNQLFFVGFAQVWCSVRTPESSHEGLVTDPHSPDKFRVIGTLSNSRDFVEHFKCPVGSAMNPGKHCEVW; translated from the exons ATGAGCCAGCTTCCCCATGCTCAGAGTGCAGGCTCAGGGTTTTACAGAGAGGGAGGTCCCACTGCGGTCCGGCATGAAACGGCGCACGCCTCCTCCAGGAAGGTGAACTTGTCCTGCTGTAGGCAGCTCCCTGGCCCCTCCGCTCTGCCTTGGGGTCACTGGGACCCTGGCCTCCCGCCGGAGCTGGGCTCAGCGCTCTGCAGTGTCATCCCCGGgcggctttctctctctctgcagatgTCTGATTACAAACGAGCTACGTTGCAGGATGACGAGGGAGTGGATGCGGCTGGAGATGGAAGCGCCTCTCCTGATAGCGTGGAG GTGGGGTTCAGGAAAGGGGCCGTGCCCTTGCTGAGCCGCCTGGGGTCACGGAGCCAGCTGGAGCTGGTTCTCTGCGCCATCTGCCTCGTCacggctctgctgctgctgggctctaTGATTGCTCTGGGCATCCAGTACAGCAAag ACCCTTCCCACAGCACATGCCTCACAGAAGCCTGCATCACCGTGGCCAGTAAGATCTTGGAGGCCCTGGACCGGGAGACCAGTCCCTGCGAGGACTTCTACCAGTACTCCTGCGGGGGCTGGATAAAACGGAACCCGTTGCCCGACGGGCGTTCCAAATGGAGCACGTTCAACAGCATCTGGGACCAGAACCAGGCCATCATGAAACACCTCTTAG AGAATGCCACCTTCAACTCCAGCAGTGAGGCGGAGAGGAAGACCCAGCGCTACTACCTGTCCTGCCTGAAGGAGCAGAAGATTggggagctgggctcccagccactgatggaccttaTTGAGAAG ATCGGCGGGTGGAATATTACTGGGCCCTGGAACCAGAGCAACTTCATGGAGGTTCTGAAGATGGTGTCGGGGACCTACCGAGCCTCCCCCTTTTTCACTGTCTATGTGGGCGCCGACTCCAAGAGTTCCAACAGCAACATCATTCAG GTGGATCAATCAggccttttcctcccctcccggGATTACTACCTGAACAAGACAGCCAATGAGAAG GTGCTGGCTGCTTACCTGGACTACatggtggagctggggatgctgCTGGGTGGGATGAGGGtctccacccaggagcagatggagcAGGTGCTGGAGTTTGAGACTCTGCTGGCTAATATCACCGTCCCCCAGGACGAGAGGCGGGATGATGAGAAGATCTATCACAAGCTGAGCATTGCAGAGCTGCAG gctctggcccctgccatcGACTGGATGGATTACATGGCCTACACCCTGTCCCCGGTGGAGCTGAGCGAGGCGGAGCCCGTGGTGGTGTACGGCCGTGAGTACCTGCAGCAGGTGTCTGAGCTCATCAACAGCACGGACAGAAG CATTTTGAACAATTACATGATCTGGAACCTGGTTCAGAAAACTGCCTCAAGCCTGGACCAGCGATTCGAGACAGCCCAGGAGAAGCTGCTGGAGACCCTCTATGGTACCAAGAAG TCCTGCACCCCTCGCTGGCAGACCTGCATCTCCAACACGGACGACACGCTGGGCTTCGCCCTGGGCTCCTTGTTTGTGAAAGCCACCTTCGACAAGGACAGCAAGGAGATT gCTGAGGAGATGATCAGTGAGATCCGGACGGCCTTTGAGGAATCCCTGGACCAGCTTGACTGGATGGACAAGACAACGAGACAGGCCGCTAAGGAGAAG GCAGACGCCATTTACGACATGATCGGCTTCCCAGACTTCATCCTTGACAACAAGGAGCTGGACGACGTCTATGACGGG TACGAAGTCTCTGAAGACTCCTTTTTCCAGAACATGCTGAACTTCTACAATTTCTCTGCCAAGGTCATGGCTGACCAGCTACGGAAACCCCCCAACCGGGACCA GTGGAGCATGACCCCACAGACTGTCAATGCCTATTACCTACCCACCAAGAACGGGATTGTCTTCCCCGCGGGGATCCTGCAGGCTCCTTTCTACGCTCGCAACCACCCCAA GGCCCTCAACTTCGGCGGCATCGGGGTAGTGATGGGACATGAGCTCACGCACGCGTTCGATGACCAAG GCCGAGAGTACGACAAGGAGGGAAATCTGCGTCCCTGGTGGCAGAACTCCTCCCTGGAGGCCTTTAAGAACCGGACCGAGTGCATGATGGAGCAGTACAACAAGTACATGGTGAATGGGGAGCACGTCAACGGCAAGCAGACCCTGGGCGAGAACATTGCCGACAACGGGGGCCTGAAGACAGCATACAAT GCCTACAAAGCCTGGCTGCAGAAGAACGGGGAGGAGATGCACCTGCCTGCCGTGGGGCTCACCAACAACCAGCTCTTCTTTGTAGGGTTCGCACAG GTGTGGTGCTCCGTGCGCACGCCAGAGAGCTCCCACGAGGGGCTGGTCACCGATCCACACAGTCCAGACAAGTTCCGGGTCATCGGCACCCTCAGCAACTCCAGGGATTTTGTGGAGCACTTTAAGTGCCCGGTGGGCTCGGCCATGAACCCCGGCAAACACTGCGAGGTGTGGTAG
- the ECE2 gene encoding endothelin-converting enzyme 2 isoform X2 translates to MSQLPHAQSAGSGFYREGGPTAVRHETAHASSRKMSDYKRATLQDDEGVDAAGDGSASPDSVEVGFRKGAVPLLSRLGSRSQLELVLCAICLVTALLLLGSMIALGIQYSKDPSHSTCLTEACITVASKILEALDRETSPCEDFYQYSCGGWIKRNPLPDGRSKWSTFNSIWDQNQAIMKHLLENATFNSSSEAERKTQRYYLSCLKEQKIGELGSQPLMDLIEKIGGWNITGPWNQSNFMEVLKMVSGTYRASPFFTVYVGADSKSSNSNIIQVDQSGLFLPSRDYYLNKTANEKVLAAYLDYMVELGMLLGGMRVSTQEQMEQVLEFETLLANITVPQDERRDDEKIYHKLSIAELQALAPAIDWMDYMAYTLSPVELSEAEPVVVYGREYLQQVSELINSTDRSILNNYMIWNLVQKTASSLDQRFETAQEKLLETLYGTKKSCTPRWQTCISNTDDTLGFALGSLFVKATFDKDSKEIAEEMISEIRTAFEESLDQLDWMDKTTRQAAKEKADAIYDMIGFPDFILDNKELDDVYDGYEVSEDSFFQNMLNFYNFSAKVMADQLRKPPNRDQWSMTPQTVNAYYLPTKNGIVFPAGILQAPFYARNHPKALNFGGIGVVMGHELTHAFDDQGREYDKEGNLRPWWQNSSLEAFKNRTECMMEQYNKYMVNGEHVNGKQTLGENIADNGGLKTAYNAYKAWLQKNGEEMHLPAVGLTNNQLFFVGFAQVWCSVRTPESSHEGLVTDPHSPDKFRVIGTLSNSRDFVEHFKCPVGSAMNPGKHCEVW, encoded by the exons ATGAGCCAGCTTCCCCATGCTCAGAGTGCAGGCTCAGGGTTTTACAGAGAGGGAGGTCCCACTGCGGTCCGGCATGAAACGGCGCACGCCTCCTCCAGGAAG atgTCTGATTACAAACGAGCTACGTTGCAGGATGACGAGGGAGTGGATGCGGCTGGAGATGGAAGCGCCTCTCCTGATAGCGTGGAG GTGGGGTTCAGGAAAGGGGCCGTGCCCTTGCTGAGCCGCCTGGGGTCACGGAGCCAGCTGGAGCTGGTTCTCTGCGCCATCTGCCTCGTCacggctctgctgctgctgggctctaTGATTGCTCTGGGCATCCAGTACAGCAAag ACCCTTCCCACAGCACATGCCTCACAGAAGCCTGCATCACCGTGGCCAGTAAGATCTTGGAGGCCCTGGACCGGGAGACCAGTCCCTGCGAGGACTTCTACCAGTACTCCTGCGGGGGCTGGATAAAACGGAACCCGTTGCCCGACGGGCGTTCCAAATGGAGCACGTTCAACAGCATCTGGGACCAGAACCAGGCCATCATGAAACACCTCTTAG AGAATGCCACCTTCAACTCCAGCAGTGAGGCGGAGAGGAAGACCCAGCGCTACTACCTGTCCTGCCTGAAGGAGCAGAAGATTggggagctgggctcccagccactgatggaccttaTTGAGAAG ATCGGCGGGTGGAATATTACTGGGCCCTGGAACCAGAGCAACTTCATGGAGGTTCTGAAGATGGTGTCGGGGACCTACCGAGCCTCCCCCTTTTTCACTGTCTATGTGGGCGCCGACTCCAAGAGTTCCAACAGCAACATCATTCAG GTGGATCAATCAggccttttcctcccctcccggGATTACTACCTGAACAAGACAGCCAATGAGAAG GTGCTGGCTGCTTACCTGGACTACatggtggagctggggatgctgCTGGGTGGGATGAGGGtctccacccaggagcagatggagcAGGTGCTGGAGTTTGAGACTCTGCTGGCTAATATCACCGTCCCCCAGGACGAGAGGCGGGATGATGAGAAGATCTATCACAAGCTGAGCATTGCAGAGCTGCAG gctctggcccctgccatcGACTGGATGGATTACATGGCCTACACCCTGTCCCCGGTGGAGCTGAGCGAGGCGGAGCCCGTGGTGGTGTACGGCCGTGAGTACCTGCAGCAGGTGTCTGAGCTCATCAACAGCACGGACAGAAG CATTTTGAACAATTACATGATCTGGAACCTGGTTCAGAAAACTGCCTCAAGCCTGGACCAGCGATTCGAGACAGCCCAGGAGAAGCTGCTGGAGACCCTCTATGGTACCAAGAAG TCCTGCACCCCTCGCTGGCAGACCTGCATCTCCAACACGGACGACACGCTGGGCTTCGCCCTGGGCTCCTTGTTTGTGAAAGCCACCTTCGACAAGGACAGCAAGGAGATT gCTGAGGAGATGATCAGTGAGATCCGGACGGCCTTTGAGGAATCCCTGGACCAGCTTGACTGGATGGACAAGACAACGAGACAGGCCGCTAAGGAGAAG GCAGACGCCATTTACGACATGATCGGCTTCCCAGACTTCATCCTTGACAACAAGGAGCTGGACGACGTCTATGACGGG TACGAAGTCTCTGAAGACTCCTTTTTCCAGAACATGCTGAACTTCTACAATTTCTCTGCCAAGGTCATGGCTGACCAGCTACGGAAACCCCCCAACCGGGACCA GTGGAGCATGACCCCACAGACTGTCAATGCCTATTACCTACCCACCAAGAACGGGATTGTCTTCCCCGCGGGGATCCTGCAGGCTCCTTTCTACGCTCGCAACCACCCCAA GGCCCTCAACTTCGGCGGCATCGGGGTAGTGATGGGACATGAGCTCACGCACGCGTTCGATGACCAAG GCCGAGAGTACGACAAGGAGGGAAATCTGCGTCCCTGGTGGCAGAACTCCTCCCTGGAGGCCTTTAAGAACCGGACCGAGTGCATGATGGAGCAGTACAACAAGTACATGGTGAATGGGGAGCACGTCAACGGCAAGCAGACCCTGGGCGAGAACATTGCCGACAACGGGGGCCTGAAGACAGCATACAAT GCCTACAAAGCCTGGCTGCAGAAGAACGGGGAGGAGATGCACCTGCCTGCCGTGGGGCTCACCAACAACCAGCTCTTCTTTGTAGGGTTCGCACAG GTGTGGTGCTCCGTGCGCACGCCAGAGAGCTCCCACGAGGGGCTGGTCACCGATCCACACAGTCCAGACAAGTTCCGGGTCATCGGCACCCTCAGCAACTCCAGGGATTTTGTGGAGCACTTTAAGTGCCCGGTGGGCTCGGCCATGAACCCCGGCAAACACTGCGAGGTGTGGTAG